The genomic interval TGTGGTAATATAACCGTCAAGAATTCCCCATTTATCATCGAGGATCTTTACCATTGGCGCTACATTATTTGTGGTACAGGAAGCATTGGAAATGATTTCTGCAGTTAAGTCCAGGACGGAATCATTCACTCCGAGTACGAACATAGGAATGTCTTTGTCTGCCGGGGCAGAGATCAGTACCTGTTTTGCACCCGCCAGTAAATGTTTGCCTGCTCCTGTTCTGGTTGTAAATTTACCAGTAGATTCGAGTACAATGTCTATATCCAAAGCTTTCCAGGGTAGATTTTCCGGATGGGCTTCGCGGTAAACGTAAATTCGTTTTCCGTTAATAATCAGTGCTTCCTGGTCAAAAGTCACCTTTCCTTTAAAACCACGGTGCACAGTATCATATTTAAACAAGTGCGCTAAAGTTGCCGGATCACCAAGATCGTTTATAGCGACCACATTGATATTTTTTTCCAGAGCAGTACGCAAAAATATACGCCCTATCCTGCCAAAACCATTAATTGCTAATTTCATTTCATTTTCAATTGACGGCACAAAACTAGCTATATTCT from Pedobacter sp. WC2423 carries:
- the gap gene encoding type I glyceraldehyde-3-phosphate dehydrogenase, which translates into the protein MKLAINGFGRIGRIFLRTALEKNINVVAINDLGDPATLAHLFKYDTVHRGFKGKVTFDQEALIINGKRIYVYREAHPENLPWKALDIDIVLESTGKFTTRTGAGKHLLAGAKQVLISAPADKDIPMFVLGVNDSVLDLTAEIISNASCTTNNVAPMVKILDDKWGILDGYITTIHSMTGDQNLHDAPHKDLRRARAASASIIPTSTGAAKAITNIFPHLEGKLGGAGIRVPVLNGSLTDFTCILKEKATIEEINAAFKSAAENEMKTVLEYTEDPIVSVDILDNQHSCIFDAQLTSIVGDLVKVVGWYDNESGYSARLADLVLKISENHN